From the Butyrivibrio fibrisolvens genome, one window contains:
- a CDS encoding ATP-binding protein, with protein sequence MKKNNPFTLTFGKQPNEYINRYENTDMILSTFEAENPISQAYLIEGIRGSGKTVLMTSITNELRKNKDWIVIDLNSTQNLINDCAMRLIDSCKKIPDFLNQGFNISIAGFGIGVNGNDTPQDSVSIIDNILSSLKKHNKKVVITIDEVMHDENMRHFASQFQIFVRKDYPVFLLMTGLYENIYAIQNDPALTFLLRTPKISLEPLSLHQITKQYSDIFQIDVDSAKNLARITKGYAFAFQALGLLYYEHRDEMELSDILLKLDDMLDDFVYKKIWSSLSKQDKDVVLAIKKDETKVSEICKKTGMTSSIFSRYRDRLIKRGIIMSSGHGYVSLLLPRFEVVASTYE encoded by the coding sequence ATGAAGAAGAATAATCCATTCACCCTTACCTTTGGAAAACAACCAAATGAATATATAAACAGATATGAAAATACAGACATGATCTTAAGTACATTTGAGGCCGAAAATCCAATCAGCCAAGCGTATCTCATAGAAGGAATAAGGGGCAGTGGTAAAACAGTCCTTATGACTTCCATAACAAATGAACTTAGAAAAAACAAAGACTGGATAGTAATAGATCTTAACTCCACACAGAATCTGATCAACGACTGCGCCATGCGGTTAATCGACTCTTGCAAAAAAATTCCTGATTTCCTCAATCAAGGATTTAATATATCAATTGCAGGTTTTGGTATTGGTGTTAATGGAAATGATACTCCACAAGACAGCGTTAGTATCATAGATAATATACTGTCTTCATTAAAAAAGCATAATAAGAAAGTGGTCATTACTATTGACGAAGTAATGCATGATGAAAATATGCGTCACTTTGCCAGCCAGTTCCAAATATTTGTAAGGAAAGATTATCCTGTTTTCTTATTAATGACAGGTTTATATGAAAATATTTATGCAATTCAGAACGATCCGGCTCTAACATTTCTTCTAAGAACTCCCAAAATATCTCTAGAGCCTCTTAGCCTACATCAGATAACAAAACAATATTCTGATATTTTTCAAATTGATGTTGATAGTGCAAAGAACCTCGCAAGGATAACCAAGGGATATGCCTTCGCTTTTCAAGCGCTTGGTCTTCTCTACTATGAACATAGAGATGAAATGGAGCTAAGCGATATTCTTTTAAAACTTGATGATATGCTGGATGATTTTGTATACAAAAAAATATGGTCATCTCTATCAAAGCAGGATAAAGATGTTGTTCTTGCAATAAAAAAAGATGAAACAAAAGTTAGTGAAATATGCAAAAAAACCGGTATGACATCCTCTATTTTCTCAAGATATCGCGACAGACTTATAAAAAGAGGAATAATCATGTCCTCAGGACACGGTTATGTCTCCTTACTGCTTCCACGATTTGAAGTTGTCGCAAGTACATATGAATAA
- the aguB gene encoding N-carbamoylputrescine amidase gives MRKVTIATCQMQMTSNVNENIAKADKLVREAAQKGANVVLLPELFERPYFCQERRYDYYEYATPLSDNPAVNHFKKVAAELGIVMPISFYEKDETVLYNTIAMIDADGSILGVYRKTHIPDDHFYQEKFYFTPGNTGFKVWDTRFGKVGVGICWDQWFPETARYMALMGAEILLYPTAIGSEPVLDTDSMPHWRRCMQGHSGCNLMPVAAANRIGTESVIPCMENNNQSSSLKFYGSSFITDGTGAIVADGSRDKEEVLTATFDLDELRDMRMSWGVFRDRRPECYK, from the coding sequence ATGAGAAAAGTTACTATCGCAACATGCCAGATGCAGATGACATCTAACGTTAATGAGAATATTGCAAAAGCAGATAAGCTTGTTCGTGAAGCAGCCCAAAAGGGTGCGAACGTAGTCCTTCTTCCTGAGCTTTTCGAGCGCCCGTATTTCTGTCAGGAGAGAAGATACGATTACTATGAGTATGCAACTCCTCTTTCAGACAATCCTGCCGTTAACCATTTTAAAAAGGTTGCGGCTGAGCTTGGAATAGTCATGCCAATAAGCTTTTATGAAAAGGATGAAACTGTCCTGTATAACACTATCGCTATGATAGATGCTGATGGCAGTATACTTGGAGTATACAGGAAAACCCATATCCCGGATGATCATTTCTATCAGGAGAAGTTCTATTTCACACCGGGTAATACCGGCTTCAAAGTCTGGGATACCAGATTTGGCAAGGTCGGTGTTGGAATCTGCTGGGATCAGTGGTTCCCGGAGACAGCCAGATATATGGCTCTTATGGGTGCTGAGATCCTTTTATATCCAACAGCTATAGGATCAGAGCCGGTTCTTGATACAGATTCCATGCCTCACTGGCGCCGCTGTATGCAGGGGCATTCAGGTTGCAATCTTATGCCTGTTGCAGCTGCTAATAGAATCGGAACAGAGTCCGTAATACCATGTATGGAGAACAATAATCAGTCATCGTCCCTTAAGTTCTATGGTTCATCCTTTATCACAGACGGAACAGGTGCCATAGTAGCAGACGGATCAAGAGACAAGGAAGAAGTTCTTACAGCGACTTTTGATCTCGATGAACTTAGAGATATGCGTATGAGCTGGGGAGTATTCAGGGATAGACGACCTGAATGCTACAAATAG
- the aguA gene encoding agmatine deiminase: MKKLITSPKADGFHMPGEFEKHIGTIMIWPVRPGSWPYGGIEAQKVFAQIAKEIAKHEVMYMLADKEHAKDAAKSLDADIIDVQNGEAVPDTFFKEGSSNIHVLVIPTDDSWARDVGPTFVTNKRGSIRGIDWKFNAWGGDIDGLYPDYENDNAAASKICKALDTDVYDAQDFVLEGGAIHSDGEGTVIVTESCLLSKGRNPKMSKAKITDKLCNMLGAKKVIWIPYGIYNDETNEHVDNVCAFTKPGEIVLAWTDDTDDPQYKMSAADLQVLISTKDAKGRKLKVHKLLIPKKPVCIKEEELEGYEFAEGEDTRQVGERLAASYVNFYICNEAVLVPQFGDVNDKAAIKKLKALFPDREVIGIPARQIIVGGGNIHCITQQIPAN; encoded by the coding sequence ATGAAAAAACTAATTACATCGCCCAAGGCTGACGGTTTCCATATGCCTGGCGAATTCGAAAAGCATATTGGAACAATAATGATCTGGCCTGTAAGGCCCGGTTCCTGGCCCTATGGAGGAATAGAAGCTCAGAAAGTCTTCGCTCAGATTGCAAAAGAGATTGCCAAGCATGAAGTAATGTATATGCTGGCAGATAAGGAGCATGCCAAGGATGCTGCCAAATCTCTTGATGCAGATATCATCGATGTACAAAATGGAGAGGCAGTACCTGATACATTTTTCAAAGAAGGCTCCTCTAACATACATGTCCTTGTGATCCCTACTGATGACAGCTGGGCAAGAGACGTGGGACCTACTTTTGTTACTAACAAAAGAGGCAGTATAAGAGGTATCGACTGGAAGTTCAATGCCTGGGGCGGAGACATAGACGGTCTGTATCCGGATTATGAGAATGATAACGCGGCAGCATCTAAGATATGTAAGGCTCTTGATACAGATGTATATGATGCTCAGGATTTCGTCCTTGAAGGAGGCGCTATCCATTCTGACGGCGAAGGAACAGTTATAGTTACGGAGAGCTGTCTTCTTAGCAAAGGCCGTAACCCCAAGATGTCAAAAGCCAAGATCACAGACAAGCTCTGCAACATGCTGGGAGCAAAGAAAGTCATCTGGATCCCTTATGGCATATATAATGATGAAACCAACGAACATGTTGACAACGTCTGCGCCTTCACAAAGCCCGGCGAAATAGTCCTAGCATGGACAGATGATACAGATGATCCACAGTACAAGATGAGCGCAGCTGACCTACAGGTACTTATAAGTACCAAGGACGCCAAGGGCCGTAAGCTCAAAGTACACAAGCTGCTAATTCCTAAAAAGCCTGTATGTATCAAGGAAGAAGAGCTTGAGGGTTACGAGTTTGCAGAAGGCGAAGATACAAGGCAGGTAGGCGAAAGGCTTGCAGCAAGCTATGTAAATTTCTATATCTGTAACGAAGCAGTCCTTGTTCCCCAGTTTGGAGATGTTAATGACAAGGCTGCAATCAAAAAACTTAAAGCCCTGTTCCCTGACAGAGAAGTTATAGGGATACCTGCAAGACAGATCATCGTAGGTGGCGGCAATATCCACTGTATAACGCAGCAGATACCTGCAAATTAA
- a CDS encoding InlB B-repeat-containing protein, giving the protein MRRFFAFLSVIIVIVFFSGNSTNVYAAGSYKVTFNANGGTGEMGAAAFSTTSVSTLPANKYTRTGYRFRGWNTSSDGTGVGYADQGSVMYTGVDNLKLYASWEPQVFKISFDGNGATSGSMNDQLISYDQTTSLRANAYTKDGYTFAGWVDNSGNVYANGQAVSNLRKCNMRSTKLKTISAGKPSVYTNYSFKSVQGSTVFTQNSHRYVVFAASINDASYYAGDLSHYETNLVKYDLTAGKTVAQVHNLWFDHGNALCYNTDNGHIYIAEGGTRPGYASDIMEVDSNLNYVTTHHIEGVKNVYAIAYYNGAYYVMGKNDNGKACFFLVNYNFEIAGWKDVSANYQQGYCIQGMTVDGNFIYALTACFDAYNWKGNQKVNVFTMSGDYAGTWSIDISKEVEDISIDPSTGKIYVSTNEGSKTTVYETVFPNVTLHASWVKN; this is encoded by the coding sequence ATGAGAAGATTCTTTGCATTCTTATCAGTAATAATCGTTATTGTTTTTTTCTCAGGTAACAGTACAAACGTCTATGCAGCCGGCAGTTACAAGGTAACATTTAATGCTAACGGTGGAACAGGCGAGATGGGCGCTGCTGCCTTTAGTACCACATCAGTTTCTACTCTTCCTGCCAACAAATATACAAGAACCGGCTACCGCTTCCGCGGATGGAATACAAGTAGTGACGGCACCGGGGTAGGATATGCGGATCAGGGCTCTGTTATGTACACAGGCGTTGATAATTTAAAGTTATATGCATCCTGGGAACCGCAGGTATTCAAGATCTCTTTTGACGGCAATGGTGCTACATCCGGCAGTATGAATGATCAGCTTATAAGCTATGATCAGACTACATCGCTTCGGGCTAATGCATATACCAAAGATGGCTATACTTTTGCAGGATGGGTTGATAACAGCGGCAACGTATATGCCAACGGCCAGGCAGTTTCCAACCTTCGCAAATGCAATATGCGCTCTACCAAGCTTAAGACTATAAGCGCCGGTAAGCCCAGTGTATATACAAACTATTCATTTAAGAGTGTTCAGGGATCAACTGTTTTCACACAGAACTCCCATAGATACGTAGTATTTGCAGCATCTATCAATGATGCAAGCTACTATGCCGGCGACCTGTCCCACTACGAGACCAATCTCGTCAAGTACGACCTCACAGCAGGCAAGACTGTCGCTCAGGTTCATAACCTATGGTTCGATCATGGCAATGCTTTATGCTATAACACAGATAACGGACATATCTATATCGCAGAAGGTGGCACACGCCCCGGATATGCATCCGATATCATGGAGGTTGATTCGAACCTCAATTATGTCACAACCCACCATATAGAAGGTGTCAAAAATGTATATGCTATTGCCTATTATAATGGTGCCTATTATGTAATGGGCAAAAATGATAACGGCAAAGCATGCTTCTTCCTTGTAAATTACAATTTTGAGATAGCAGGCTGGAAAGATGTAAGTGCCAACTACCAGCAAGGTTACTGCATACAGGGCATGACTGTAGACGGCAACTTCATATATGCACTTACCGCATGTTTTGATGCCTATAACTGGAAGGGCAACCAGAAGGTCAACGTATTCACAATGTCTGGTGATTATGCAGGAACCTGGTCTATTGACATCTCCAAAGAGGTAGAAGACATCAGTATAGACCCGTCCACCGGAAAGATCTACGTATCTACCAACGAAGGAAGTAAGACAACTGTTTATGAGACGGTATTCCCTAATGTAACACTGCATGCATCATGGGTTAAGAATTGA
- a CDS encoding YkgJ family cysteine cluster protein — translation MLRDVNFEDISDGFVYKPDDLVNVGCNECMGCSDCCRITGDSIILDPYDIYNLCKGLGRSFADMMEKEIEIRLVDNLILPNLITYDEDHPDKEEKCAFLNDENRCTVHAFRPGFCRLFPMGRLYDENGMHYFLQVNECTRPGSQRYPVKLRDWIGIENLAQYEEFVVSWHDFCKKMGEALTKVPEPKRTNTARYILQVFYVEPYKVGMSFWDQFDRRLAEVSARLGIR, via the coding sequence ATGTTAAGAGATGTGAATTTTGAAGATATATCTGATGGATTTGTATATAAGCCTGATGATCTTGTAAATGTAGGTTGTAACGAGTGCATGGGCTGTAGCGACTGCTGCAGGATAACAGGAGACTCCATAATCCTTGATCCATATGACATCTATAACCTGTGCAAGGGTCTTGGCCGAAGCTTTGCAGATATGATGGAGAAGGAGATAGAGATAAGACTTGTTGATAACTTAATCCTACCCAATCTTATAACCTATGATGAAGATCATCCTGACAAAGAAGAAAAATGTGCCTTTTTAAATGATGAAAACCGCTGCACGGTGCATGCATTCAGACCGGGCTTTTGTCGCCTTTTCCCAATGGGAAGATTGTATGATGAGAATGGCATGCACTACTTCTTGCAGGTTAATGAATGCACAAGGCCCGGGTCTCAAAGATATCCGGTAAAACTTAGAGACTGGATAGGGATTGAAAACCTTGCCCAGTACGAGGAGTTCGTAGTAAGCTGGCATGACTTTTGTAAGAAGATGGGAGAAGCACTTACTAAAGTGCCTGAGCCAAAGAGGACTAATACTGCCAGATATATATTGCAGGTATTCTATGTAGAGCCTTACAAAGTGGGGATGTCCTTCTGGGATCAGTTTGATAGGAGGCTGGCGGAAGTGTCTGCACGCCTTGGCATAAGGTAA
- the rpe gene encoding ribulose-phosphate 3-epimerase: MNILAPSILSADFKNLGRQLIDCQSAGAQYIHIDIMDGVFVPSISFGLPVIKSIRDASDAVFDVHLMITNPIRYIKEFAAVGADIITFHQEAAPDPWAVIELIHSYGKKAGISIKPGTPIDVLEPYLKNVDMVLIMSVEPGFGGQKYIPSSTDKIRDLRNHLNTLGLKDLDIEVDGGIKTDNVEMVVNAGANVIVAGSAIFNGNVQANVKEFLTKIG; encoded by the coding sequence ATGAACATTCTTGCACCATCTATTTTATCAGCAGATTTCAAAAATCTGGGGAGGCAGCTTATCGACTGCCAGAGCGCCGGAGCGCAGTATATTCACATTGACATTATGGACGGAGTGTTCGTCCCTTCTATTTCTTTTGGACTTCCAGTTATTAAGAGCATCAGAGATGCGTCAGACGCAGTATTTGATGTTCATCTCATGATCACCAATCCCATAAGATATATCAAAGAGTTTGCAGCAGTTGGCGCAGACATCATTACTTTCCATCAGGAAGCAGCGCCTGATCCATGGGCTGTTATAGAGCTGATTCATTCTTATGGCAAGAAGGCAGGCATATCCATAAAGCCCGGAACTCCTATAGATGTTCTTGAACCTTATCTTAAGAATGTGGACATGGTTCTTATCATGAGCGTAGAACCGGGATTTGGCGGTCAGAAATATATTCCTTCATCTACAGACAAGATTCGTGATCTTAGAAATCACCTCAATACTCTTGGCCTTAAAGATCTTGATATAGAAGTTGATGGCGGCATCAAGACAGACAATGTTGAGATGGTTGTAAATGCCGGCGCCAACGTAATAGTAGCAGGCTCAGCCATCTTCAATGGCAACGTTCAGGCCAATGTCAAAGAATTTCTGACTAAGATCGGGTGA